From the Conger conger chromosome 14, fConCon1.1, whole genome shotgun sequence genome, one window contains:
- the il17rd gene encoding interleukin-17 receptor D has protein sequence MAVRANLFSLLLTSYLFLNISQASPPAGSKKTGTDKCSLKGLLSSSDGSGRKAGVTFRTDNCTLNWNPLGKHAIHEVSNVTFSHLACEDQAAVVVHWMPSPLGIEHVRGFRVYLEDKSPEGKQCQHMVLKDPRQLNFSFRNVKMSSQPFPGLDFETDYMIRIVPFPTFMNESYFPPSFLRTNTCEVLLSPDNLVCKPFWKPKSLNISQLGSSLQVAFDHAPATFGFSTYYLYYKLRQESSFRLKCCKPEPSSYRTTCSLPDVTPGTYIIELRDDINTTRRQAQYHVSQVHSLWAGPIRAMAITVPLVIMSAFATLFTVMCRKKQQENIYSHLDEESSESSSHTTALNADRPWPRPKVFICYSSRDGPKHLAVVQSFASFLQDFCGCEVALDLWEHLEMCKEGQMAWLSRQLEEAHFILTVCSKGMKYFVEKKSRRSRGAGGRGSSAGGSGGSAGGSGGSAGGSGGAGGDLFVVAVAMIGEQLRQARQRSADLSRFAAVYFDYSRESDVPALLALAPRLRLMDQLPLLFARLHARQPGPADRPPPPPPPSLSKHNYFRSRSGRALYVAICNMHQLAAQEPDWFHRRLGPGAGAGPGPCPCPAPGPAPGPSRARTRAPPLQKCDSGLVLNEVVLRTPPPEGEGAVASHALVPPSVSVSSQGEPEGPAPQDSLPSAPLGPLPHTDGSASPPEMPRDSGIYDSSVPSSELSIPLMEGLNPDQADCSSLTDSVSSSSGLGDEEPPAVSSLHCGGSTICKAELHHHRSLEPSEGLAAVASS, from the exons ggTCTCCTGTCCAGTTCTGACGGCAGTGGGCGGAAGGCCGGGGTCACGTTCCGCACCGACA actgCACGCTGAACTGGAACCCGTTGGGGAAGCACGCCATCCATGAAGTCAGCAACGTCACCTTCAGCCACCTGGCGTGTGAGGACCAGGCGGCCGTGGTGGTGCACTGGATGCCCAGCCCACTGG GCATTGAGCACGTGCGGGGGTTCAGAGTGTACCTGGAGGATAAGAGTCCGGAGGGGAAGCAGTGTCAGCACATGGTGCTGAAGGATCCGCGACAGCTCAACTTCTCCTTCAGGAACGTG AAAATGAGCTCCCAGCCCTTTCCCGGATTAGACTTCGAGACGGACTATATGATCCGGATCGTTCCGTTCCCCACCTTCATGAACGAGAGCTACTTCCCCCCGTCTTTCCTCCGTACCAACA CCTGTGAAGTCCTGCTGAGCCCAGATAATCTGGTCTGCAAACCAT TCTGGAAGCCCAAGAGCCTGAACATCTCCCAGCTGGGCTCCAGCCTGCAGGTGGCGTTCGACCACGCCCCGGCCACGTTCGGCTTCTCCACCTACTACCTGTACTACAAACTCCGGCAGGAGAGCTCCTTCAGGCTCAAGTGCTGCAAGCCG GAGCCCAGCTCTTACAGAACAACATGTTCTCTCCCGGACGTAACGCCAGGGACCTACATCATCGAG CTCCGAGACGACATCAACACCACGCGGAGACAGGCCCAGTACCACGTGAGCCAAG TGCACTCCCTGTGGGCGGGGCCGATCCGGGCCATGGCCATCACCGTTCCCCTGGTCATCATGTCCGCCTTCGCCACGCTCTTCACCGTCATGTGCCGCAAGAAACAGCAGG AGAACATCTACTCCCACCTGGACGAGGAGAGCTCCGAGTCCTCCTCTCACACCACGGCGCTGAACGCAGACaggccctggccccgccccaagGTCTTCATCTGCTACTCCAGCCGGGACGGGCCCAAGCACCTCGCCGTGGTCCAGAGCTTCGCCAGCTTCCTGCAGGACTTCTGCGGCTGCGAG GTGGCGCTGGACCTGTGGGAGCACCTGGAGATGTGCAAGGAGGGGCAGATGGCCTGGCTGAGCCGGCAGCTGGAGGAGGCCCACTTCATCCTCACCGTCTGCTCCAAGGGCATGAAGTACTTTGTGGAGAAGAAGAGCCGGAGGAGCAGAGGGGCGGGCGGCCGGGGGTCGTCGGCGGGGGGGTCCGGGGGGTCGGCGGGGGGGTCCGGGGGGTCggcgggggggtcggggggcgCGGGCGGGGACCTGTTCGTGGTCGCCGTGGCGATGATCGGGGAGCAGCTGCGGCAGGCGAGGCAGCGCTCGGCGGACCTGTCGCGCTTCGCGGCCGTGTACTTTGACTACTCGCGCGAGAGCGACGTGCCCGCGCTGCTGGCCCTGGCGCCCCGCCTGCGCCTCATGGACCAGCTGCCGCTGCTGTTCGCCCGGCTGCACGCCCGCCAGCCCGGCCCGGCTGACCGCCCgccgccgcccccgccccccagcctcAGCAAGCACAACTACTTCCGCAGCCGCTCCGGCCGCGCGCTGTACGTGGCCATCTGCAACATGCACCAGCTCGCCGCCCAGGAGCCCGACTGGTTCCACCGCAGACTGGGCCCCGGGGCCGGCGCGGGCCccggcccctgcccctgccccgcccccggccccgcccccggcccgtCCCGTGCCCGCACGCGGGCTCCGCCCCTGCAGAAGTGTGACTCTGGCCTGGTGCTGAACGAGGTGGTGCTGAGGACGCCGCCCCCCGAGGGGGAGGGCGCCGTGGCGAGCCACGCCCTCGTCCCGCCgtccgtctccgtctcctcGCAGGGAGAGCCCGAGGGCCCGGCCCCCCAGGACAGCCTCCCCAGCGCCCCCCTGGGGCCCCTCCCGCACACGGACGGCTCGGCCAGCCCCCCCGAAATGCCCCGGGACTCGGGCATTTACGACTCGTCCGTGCCCTCCTCCGAGCTCTCCATCCCGCTGATGGAGGGGCTGAACCCAGACCAGGCCGACTGCTCCTCCCTGACCGACAGCGTGTCCTCCTCCTCTGGCCTGG gagaCGAGGAGCCCCCTGCTGTCAGCTCTCTGCACTGCGGCGGCTCCACCATCTGCAAGGCCGAGCTCCATCACCACCGCAGCCTGGAGCCCAGCGAAGGACTGGCCGCGGTGGCCTCCTCGTAG